The DNA window TTACTTCTCGAATCGCTGCCATTTCAAGCGATTCTCTTTCTTCTACTTGTCCGCCTGGCATTTCCCATCCTCTACGTGGTCCTTTTATCAGTAATATTTCACCTTCGTCATTTAGAACAATTGCTGCCGCAGACAAGATATGACTCGGGGGTAAGAAAGCTGGTTTCTCATCTTCATTACTTAGAACCATGTAACTTCACTCCTTAAATTTAGATAGAACCTGAATAAGTTTACTTAGCCAAAGTAACTCGTTACAATTCATCTCCAGCTATTTTTTCTATTGACCAACGATGACGTTTATATCGCTCCCATACGGTCGGAATAACTAATTGTTGACTGTTCATTTCTTCCCACTCTGCTAACGTTGCAAATTTAGCACCACACACCTCACCTGCTTGTAATTTTAAGTCTGTCAGGTTGAGCTGATTTGGACTTTTCCATACATAGCTATCTAAATAATAAGGATGTTTCTTCATGCTGCTAATATGATGCAATTTGCTTGGGTCAGCGAATATGCCTGTTTCTTCTTCCAGTTCACGAACTGCTCCGATTCGACTGGTTTCTCCAGTCGTAATAGATCCACCTGTAAATTCCCATAGCAATGGATACGTTTTTGCCTTATCTCTTTGAGTAACTAATAGTTTTCCGTCTTTATTGAGTGTTAAAATTTCAACGACAATATGATATTCCTCTTGCTCCACGAGTTCACCGCGGACATGTTTCTTGCCAAGTGGTTTTCTTGTTCCATCAACTAAATCCCAAATTTCCATAAGACTGGTTTCTCTACCTTCTGTTTATTCTGTCTTTCCATCGCAGATTACAACTTCCAACAAAAGGAACATACCACACAAATCGCCTGCTCTATTCCTTTTATTGCGATAAGCTATAGCAAGAGTACTAAGTTTCAAAATTGGAATTTAACGTAGAAAATGGTTCCTTGCTCGCTAGATTCTACTTCAATTTTTGCCTTATGACGTGCCGCGATTGCGTACGAAATACCCAATCCTAAACCTGTTCCGTTATCTTTTGTTGTATAAAAGGGTGTGCCGATTTTTTGCATGACTTCCTTATCCATGCCAGTACCTTGATCTTCTATTTCAAGCACGACCTTTTTTCCGTCTTCTATATACGTCCGAATAGACAGCAGCTTTTCTGGCTTCATCGCCTCTAAACCATTTCGACACAAATTAATTAATAATTGACGAATTTCATCTCGGTTTAATAATAATTCGGGGATTTCCAATGTCTCAAATTCGATAAATTTGTTTTGATTAAACGTATCAATCTTTAATAACGGAGAGATGTCGTAGATGATGTCATTTAAATTTTGCATCTCCAAATCTGACGATCGGGTATTTCCCATCGATAAAAACTCCGAAATGATTGCGTTGGCACGGTCCAATTCATCAATCATTAAATCAAAATAAGGATTGAATTTCTGTAATTCATTGTTGTCGGTAAGTAATTGCAAAAATCCTCGAACAGTCGTCATTGGATTTCGAATTTCATGGCTTATTCCTGCGGCCATCTGCCCAATCAATTCCAAATTGGATAAACGCTTTAGTTCGTTCTCATAATTCTTTTTCTCTGTGGTGTTTTTACATAAACAACAAATGCCGTCATCAAAAGGGTAGGCAACTAAATCGTAGCAATAGCCGTCTTCTGTAGATGAAATTTCAAAATGTACGGGCTTTCTATTAACCATGGCTTGAGAAAACTCTTTGTACAAAATCTTATTGAAATCATCCGGAAAAATAGACCATAATTTCTCGCCTAGTACATTTTCAGCCGTTTTTCCTATCGGCAGTTCTTGGTATTGATTGATGTATATAAATTCCCAGTCTTTGTTTAGCGCGAAAAAACCATCCATAATACTTTCAATTACACTTGTGACTTTGTCGTTGGCATTTGCCAATT is part of the Planococcus kocurii genome and encodes:
- a CDS encoding NUDIX hydrolase codes for the protein MEIWDLVDGTRKPLGKKHVRGELVEQEEYHIVVEILTLNKDGKLLVTQRDKAKTYPLLWEFTGGSITTGETSRIGAVRELEEETGIFADPSKLHHISSMKKHPYYLDSYVWKSPNQLNLTDLKLQAGEVCGAKFATLAEWEEMNSQQLVIPTVWERYKRHRWSIEKIAGDEL